From the Lysobacter sp. FW306-1B-D06B genome, one window contains:
- a CDS encoding Mut7-C RNAse domain-containing protein, with protein MASLLRPCPQSSCEFRFYEELGDFLAPERRKRSFTHAFDGTPSVKDRIESLGVPHTEVLVDDEPVPFTHRLTGGERVAVYPMFERFELGEGNRLRPRPLREPRFVLDVHLGRLASYLRLLGFDTLYRNDYDDDELLMISCTQHRILLSRDTGLFKRSALTHGAFLHATDPRRQLREVCDRFQLDARIDPFTRCARCNGEVERLGVAPDEHDPDRPSPRQRDPDSGERERRDPGNAPQRRDPGRAPPERDPETPPEVRNPTPPGPDKRGRAIPPLRMPGELAGSLSRCRACGQIYWPGSHLSRLRQRLAEVGVPI; from the coding sequence GTGGCCAGCCTGTTGCGCCCGTGCCCGCAGTCATCGTGCGAATTCCGCTTCTACGAGGAACTCGGCGATTTCCTTGCCCCCGAACGCCGCAAGCGCAGCTTCACGCATGCGTTCGACGGCACGCCTTCGGTGAAGGACCGCATCGAATCGCTGGGCGTGCCGCACACCGAAGTCCTGGTCGACGATGAACCCGTTCCCTTCACGCACCGGCTCACAGGCGGCGAACGCGTGGCGGTCTATCCGATGTTCGAGCGTTTCGAACTGGGGGAGGGCAACCGCCTGCGTCCGCGACCGCTGCGCGAACCGCGTTTCGTGCTCGACGTGCACCTGGGGCGGCTGGCGTCGTACCTGCGCCTGCTCGGCTTCGACACGCTCTATCGCAACGACTACGACGACGATGAGCTCCTGATGATCTCGTGCACCCAGCACCGCATCCTGCTCAGCCGCGATACGGGATTGTTCAAGCGCTCCGCACTCACGCACGGCGCCTTCCTGCATGCCACCGACCCACGCCGGCAGCTGCGCGAGGTCTGCGACCGCTTCCAACTCGACGCGCGCATCGATCCGTTCACGCGTTGCGCGCGCTGCAACGGCGAAGTCGAGCGTCTTGGCGTCGCACCGGACGAACACGACCCCGATCGTCCGTCGCCACGGCAGCGCGATCCCGATTCGGGCGAGCGCGAGCGCCGTGATCCCGGGAACGCGCCGCAGCGTCGCGATCCCGGTCGCGCGCCGCCGGAGCGCGACCCGGAAACGCCGCCGGAAGTGCGCAACCCGACGCCTCCGGGCCCGGACAAGCGGGGCCGCGCGATACCGCCGCTACGCATGCCGGGCGAACTTGCGGGCTCGCTGAGCCGATGCCGCGCATGCGGCCAGATCTACTGGCCCGGCAGTCACCTCTCGCGATTGCGGCAACGCCTCGCCGAAGTCGGCGTGCCGATCTGA
- a CDS encoding MATE family efflux transporter: protein MAPTTHNLTEGPIGRNLLAFALPILAGNIAQSLNGSVNAVWVGRFLGEEALTATANANNIMFFLIGSVFGIGMAATILIAQAMGARDLVQARRVMGTSATFFVGLSLAIAALGWWLSRHLLAAMGTPEASLHLAEDYLQVIFLAMPALYMFAFVSAALRGVGDSRTPFRFLLVAVLLDIVLNPVLIFGLGPFPKLGIAGSAWSTLLSQTTTLAALLLHLRRKRHALWLGRKDAGMFRIDATILRALIVKGVPMGLQMVLISLAMIAMMAMVNHHGTDTTAAYGAALQLWTYVQMPAMAVGAACSSMAAQNVGAHRWDRVSATARAGVLMNFLMTGALIVPLIVLDRWTLSLFLPPGSDALEIARHLNHISIWSFLFFGVTFVVSGVVRSTGAVIPPLLILALALWGIRVPFANLMQPHIGVDAIWWSFPISAVCSMVMALAYYRYGHWRRARMLVPDRHEVAAPAEVPAQPPSPVADPSAEPEDKAVEPAR, encoded by the coding sequence ATGGCGCCCACCACGCACAACCTCACCGAAGGCCCCATCGGCCGCAACCTGCTCGCTTTCGCGCTGCCCATCCTCGCCGGCAACATCGCCCAGTCGCTCAACGGCTCGGTGAACGCGGTCTGGGTCGGCCGCTTCCTCGGCGAGGAAGCCCTCACCGCGACGGCGAACGCCAACAACATCATGTTCTTCCTGATCGGTTCGGTGTTCGGCATCGGCATGGCCGCGACCATCCTGATCGCCCAGGCGATGGGCGCGCGTGACCTCGTGCAGGCGCGGCGCGTGATGGGAACCAGCGCGACTTTCTTCGTCGGGCTTTCGCTGGCCATCGCGGCGCTGGGCTGGTGGTTGTCGCGCCATCTGCTGGCGGCGATGGGAACGCCCGAAGCCTCGCTGCATCTGGCCGAGGATTACCTGCAGGTGATCTTCCTGGCGATGCCCGCGTTGTACATGTTCGCCTTCGTTTCGGCGGCGTTGCGGGGCGTGGGCGATTCGCGCACGCCGTTCCGCTTCCTGCTGGTGGCGGTGCTGCTGGACATCGTGCTGAACCCGGTGCTGATCTTCGGCCTGGGACCGTTCCCCAAGCTCGGCATCGCAGGTTCGGCATGGTCGACGCTGCTGTCCCAGACGACGACACTGGCCGCGCTGCTGCTGCACCTGCGGCGCAAACGCCATGCGCTGTGGCTGGGGCGGAAGGACGCAGGCATGTTCCGCATCGACGCGACGATCCTTCGCGCGCTCATCGTAAAAGGCGTGCCGATGGGCCTGCAGATGGTGCTCATCTCGCTGGCGATGATCGCGATGATGGCGATGGTCAACCATCACGGCACCGACACCACCGCCGCCTACGGCGCTGCGCTGCAGCTGTGGACCTATGTTCAGATGCCGGCGATGGCGGTGGGCGCGGCATGCTCGTCGATGGCGGCGCAGAACGTCGGCGCGCACCGATGGGATCGCGTGTCGGCAACGGCGCGCGCGGGCGTGCTCATGAACTTCCTGATGACCGGCGCGCTGATCGTCCCGCTGATCGTGCTCGATCGCTGGACGCTGTCGCTCTTCCTTCCGCCGGGCAGCGATGCGCTGGAGATCGCCCGCCACCTCAACCACATTTCGATCTGGTCGTTCCTGTTCTTCGGCGTGACCTTCGTGGTGTCCGGCGTGGTGCGCTCCACCGGCGCGGTCATCCCGCCGCTGCTGATTCTCGCGCTGGCGCTGTGGGGCATCCGCGTGCCCTTCGCGAACCTGATGCAGCCGCACATCGGCGTGGACGCGATCTGGTGGAGCTTCCCCATCAGCGCGGTGTGTTCGATGGTGATGGCGCTGGCGTACTACCGCTACGGCCACTGGCGGCGTGCGCGCATGCTCGTGCCGGACCGTCATGAAGTCGCCGCACCGGCGGAAGTGCCGGCACAGCCGCCTTCGCCGGTGGCCGATCCCAGTGCGGAACCGGAAGACAAAGCAGTGGAACCGGCCCGCTGA
- a CDS encoding RNA-binding S4 domain-containing protein has product MSDAIDSSAQTVRLDLWLWAARFFKTRSLAKHAIETGKIDVGGQRAKPSRAVRVGDSLRIVRGEETFEVEVRGLGDTRGPASVAQGLYAESEPSRLAREQARALRVAERTGYRAPETKPDKRARRLIRALGDIDAL; this is encoded by the coding sequence GTGAGCGACGCAATCGATTCTTCCGCGCAGACCGTGCGCCTGGACCTGTGGCTGTGGGCGGCGCGCTTCTTCAAGACGCGCTCGCTGGCCAAGCATGCGATCGAGACCGGCAAGATCGACGTCGGCGGTCAGCGCGCAAAGCCGTCACGCGCGGTGCGCGTGGGAGATTCGCTGCGTATCGTGCGAGGCGAGGAAACCTTCGAAGTCGAAGTGCGCGGGCTTGGCGACACGCGCGGCCCGGCCAGCGTCGCACAGGGTCTGTATGCCGAAAGCGAGCCCTCACGCCTCGCGCGTGAACAGGCGCGCGCGCTGCGCGTGGCCGAGCGCACCGGCTACCGCGCGCCGGAAACCAAACCCGACAAACGCGCGCGGCGGCTCATCCGCGCGCTGGGCGATATCGACGCGTTGTAA
- a CDS encoding DUF937 domain-containing protein, which yields MNSSLTNDLLNQLQGQPLADIGNQLGLSQSQTEGAVSAALPLLLGALGRNASQPQGAEALFGALQRDHTGLDIGSVLGAVMGGGGQGGSILGHVLGNRQQNAAQGLGAATGLGQGQAGTLLQMLAPLVMAYLAKRMFAGNGAGNALAASPQQLGDVLGQERQSIAQQGGIGGGLMGAVLDRDGDGDTDFSDLIGLASTFLGGGRR from the coding sequence ATGAACAGCTCACTCACCAACGACCTGCTCAACCAGTTGCAGGGACAGCCGCTGGCCGACATCGGCAATCAGCTCGGCCTCTCGCAGTCGCAGACGGAAGGCGCCGTGTCCGCCGCATTGCCGCTGCTGCTGGGCGCACTGGGCCGCAACGCCAGCCAGCCGCAGGGCGCCGAGGCGCTGTTCGGCGCGTTGCAGCGCGACCACACGGGCCTGGACATCGGCAGCGTGCTGGGCGCGGTGATGGGCGGCGGCGGTCAAGGCGGTTCGATCCTTGGCCACGTGCTCGGCAACCGCCAGCAGAACGCGGCACAGGGACTGGGCGCGGCGACGGGCCTCGGTCAGGGTCAGGCCGGCACGCTGCTGCAGATGCTCGCGCCGCTGGTGATGGCCTACCTCGCCAAGCGCATGTTCGCGGGCAACGGCGCGGGCAACGCACTGGCGGCTTCACCGCAGCAACTGGGCGACGTGCTGGGCCAGGAGCGCCAGTCGATCGCGCAGCAGGGTGGCATCGGCGGCGGCCTGATGGGCGCAGTGCTCGATCGCGACGGCGACGGCGATACCGACTTCTCCGACCTGATCGGCCTGGCAAGCACCTTCCTCGGCGGCGGGCGACGCTGA
- the katG gene encoding catalase/peroxidase HPI, with product MSLESKCPFKHTVGGGRTNQHWWPNQLRVDLLHDHSSKSDPMGKGFNYASEFKKLDYAALKKDLADLMTDSQPWWPADFGHYGPLFIRMAWHSAGTYRIFDGRGGGGRGQQRFAPLNSWPDNVSLDKARRLLWPIKRKYGQQISWADLMILTGNVALETMGFKTFGFGGGREDVWEPDLDVFWGEEEEWLGDRRYSGDRELDNPLGAVQMGLIYVNPEGPNGNPDPVAAARDIRETFARMAMNDEETVALIAGGHTFGKTHGAGDPKSVGVDPEGDDIVAQGLGWHSTHGTGIAGDAITSGLEVTWTSSPTRWSSNFLWNLFGYEWELTKSPGGAHQWQPKGGAGANTVPDAHDPDKRRAPAMLTTDLSLRVDPAYEKIARRFLERPDEFADAFARAWFKLTHRDMGPRSRYLGPEVPAEELIWQDPVPAVDHPLIDEADADALKKKILASGLTVPELVSTAWASASSYRGSDKRGGANGARIRLAPQKDWEVNQPERLAKVLKVLEGIQSDFNGGGKKVSLADLIVLAGNAGVEQGARNAGQEVTVPFAPGRTDASQEQTDVASFSVLEPHADGFRNYLKYKAGVPAESQLVDKAQLLTLTGPEMTVLVGGMRALDTNFGQTAHGVFTDRPGTLSNDFFVNLLSMDTEWKPTTDNEAVFQAFDRKTGEKKWTGTRVDLIFGSHSQLRAFAEVYASKDAGRKFVDDFVSAWTKVMNLDRYDLA from the coding sequence ATGTCCCTTGAATCGAAGTGTCCTTTCAAACACACCGTCGGCGGCGGCCGGACCAACCAGCACTGGTGGCCCAACCAGCTTCGTGTCGACCTGCTCCATGACCACTCCTCCAAGTCCGACCCGATGGGCAAGGGCTTCAACTACGCGTCCGAATTCAAGAAGCTCGACTACGCGGCACTGAAGAAGGACCTCGCCGACCTGATGACCGATTCGCAGCCCTGGTGGCCGGCGGACTTCGGCCACTACGGACCGCTCTTCATCCGCATGGCCTGGCACAGCGCCGGCACGTACCGCATCTTCGACGGACGTGGCGGCGGCGGTCGCGGCCAGCAGCGTTTCGCACCGCTCAACAGTTGGCCGGACAACGTGAGCCTGGACAAGGCGCGTCGTCTGCTGTGGCCGATCAAGCGCAAGTACGGCCAGCAGATCTCGTGGGCCGACCTGATGATCCTCACCGGCAACGTCGCGCTGGAGACGATGGGCTTCAAGACCTTCGGCTTCGGCGGCGGACGCGAAGACGTGTGGGAACCCGACCTGGACGTGTTCTGGGGCGAGGAAGAAGAGTGGCTCGGCGATCGCCGTTATTCGGGCGACCGCGAACTCGACAATCCGCTCGGCGCCGTGCAGATGGGCCTGATCTACGTGAATCCGGAAGGTCCCAACGGCAATCCCGATCCGGTCGCGGCCGCGCGCGACATCCGCGAGACGTTCGCGCGCATGGCGATGAACGACGAGGAGACGGTGGCGCTCATCGCCGGCGGCCACACGTTCGGCAAGACACACGGTGCGGGTGATCCGAAGAGCGTGGGCGTGGATCCGGAAGGCGACGACATCGTCGCGCAGGGCCTGGGCTGGCACAGCACGCACGGCACCGGCATCGCCGGCGACGCGATCACCAGCGGCCTGGAAGTGACCTGGACCAGTTCGCCGACGCGGTGGAGCAGCAATTTCCTGTGGAACCTGTTCGGCTACGAATGGGAGCTGACCAAGAGCCCCGGCGGCGCGCACCAGTGGCAACCCAAGGGCGGCGCGGGCGCGAACACCGTCCCGGACGCGCACGATCCGGACAAGCGGCGCGCTCCCGCGATGCTGACCACCGACCTCTCGCTGCGCGTGGATCCGGCGTACGAGAAGATCGCGCGGCGTTTCCTGGAACGTCCGGACGAGTTTGCCGATGCATTCGCGCGCGCGTGGTTCAAGCTCACGCATCGCGACATGGGTCCGCGTTCGCGTTACCTCGGTCCGGAAGTGCCGGCCGAAGAACTGATCTGGCAGGACCCGGTCCCCGCCGTCGACCATCCGCTGATCGACGAAGCCGACGCGGATGCGCTGAAGAAGAAGATCCTCGCCTCCGGTCTCACCGTGCCGGAGCTGGTGTCCACCGCGTGGGCGTCGGCATCCTCGTACCGCGGCTCCGACAAGCGCGGCGGTGCGAACGGCGCGCGCATCCGCCTGGCCCCGCAGAAGGACTGGGAGGTCAACCAGCCCGAACGCCTGGCCAAGGTGCTGAAGGTCCTTGAAGGCATCCAGTCCGACTTCAACGGCGGCGGCAAGAAGGTGTCGCTGGCCGACCTGATCGTGCTGGCCGGCAATGCCGGTGTCGAACAGGGCGCGAGGAATGCCGGCCAGGAGGTGACCGTTCCTTTCGCTCCGGGCCGCACCGATGCCTCGCAGGAACAGACCGATGTCGCGTCTTTCTCCGTGCTGGAACCGCATGCCGACGGCTTCCGCAATTACCTCAAGTACAAGGCCGGCGTGCCCGCCGAATCGCAGCTCGTCGACAAGGCGCAGCTGCTCACGTTGACCGGGCCGGAAATGACGGTGCTGGTGGGCGGCATGCGCGCACTCGACACCAACTTCGGCCAGACCGCGCACGGCGTCTTCACCGACCGCCCCGGCACGTTGTCCAACGACTTCTTCGTGAACCTGTTGAGCATGGACACGGAGTGGAAGCCGACGACGGACAACGAAGCGGTGTTCCAGGCATTCGACCGCAAGACCGGCGAAAAGAAGTGGACCGGCACGCGCGTGGACCTCATCTTCGGCTCCCACTCGCAGTTGCGCGCTTTCGCCGAGGTGTACGCCAGCAAGGATGCGGGGAGGAAGTTCGTCGACGACTTCGTCTCTGCGTGGACGAAGGTGATGAACCTGGATCGTTACGACCTGGCCTGA
- the mutS gene encoding DNA mismatch repair protein MutS has protein sequence MSQAERPQEHTPLMKQYFAAKADHPDVLMFFRMGDFYELFYDDARKAARLLDITLTQRGQSGGQPIPMAGVPQHSAEGYLARLVALGESVAICEQIGDPALAKGIVERKVVRIVTPGTVTDEALLNERRDTLLLAVARGKTGYGLAWADLAGGRFLVNEVANEDALEAELARLEPAETLMADEDGWPSWLAERTGLRRRAPWLFDADSGRRQLLRFFNLHDLSGFGLEDKPLSIAAAAALLGYVEETQKQRLPHLTSIAVESGDGAIAMNAATRRHLELDTRVDGDTRHTLLGVLDSTITPMGGRLLRRWLHRPLRDRGVLRHRQQAVATLLESRAGDDLRERFRALGDLERILSRIALRSARPRDLSTLRDGLGMLPDVRATLAPLDSPCLADLAAELGEHDEHAHLLKSAIVPQPPVLARDGGIFNEGYDAELDELRTLSTNADQFLIDLEAREKAATGIATLKVGYNRVHGYYIEISKGQADKAPTHYTRRQTLTGAERYITEELKQFEDKVLSARERSLARERLLYEQLLDALNERLEPLKRCATAMAELDVLTCFAERAQALDWAQPQLVDEPGLRIERGRHPVVEAVRSDPFEPNDLILGEDRRMLVITGPNMGGKSTYMRQNALIVLLAHIGSFVPASRAVLGPVDRILTRIGAGDDLARGQSTFMVEMSETSYILHHATSQSLVLMDEIGRGTSTYDGLALAEACARHLAHHNRAYTLFATHYFELTTLAEPGSGIANVHLDAVEHGDQLVFMHAVKDGPADRSFGLQVAALAGLPKAVVQQARGRLAELEQQSRDAPTPSLAPVALDAPQQFGLFAPSSAALDALASIDPDELTPKQALEALYRLKALG, from the coding sequence ATGAGCCAAGCCGAACGGCCGCAAGAACACACGCCCCTGATGAAGCAGTACTTCGCCGCCAAGGCGGACCATCCGGACGTGCTCATGTTCTTCCGGATGGGGGACTTCTACGAGCTGTTCTACGACGACGCCCGCAAGGCGGCGCGGCTGCTGGACATCACGCTGACCCAGCGCGGGCAGTCCGGCGGGCAGCCGATCCCGATGGCCGGCGTCCCGCAACACTCCGCCGAGGGCTACCTGGCCCGCCTGGTCGCGCTGGGCGAATCGGTGGCGATCTGCGAGCAGATCGGCGATCCCGCGCTGGCCAAGGGCATCGTCGAACGCAAGGTGGTGCGCATCGTCACCCCGGGCACGGTGACCGACGAGGCGCTGCTCAACGAGCGCCGCGACACGCTGCTGCTGGCCGTCGCGCGCGGCAAGACCGGCTACGGGCTGGCCTGGGCCGACCTCGCCGGCGGCCGCTTCCTGGTCAACGAAGTGGCCAACGAGGACGCGCTGGAGGCCGAGCTCGCCCGCCTGGAACCGGCCGAAACACTGATGGCCGACGAGGACGGCTGGCCGTCGTGGCTGGCCGAGCGCACCGGCCTGCGCCGTCGCGCGCCGTGGCTGTTCGACGCCGACAGCGGCCGCCGCCAGCTGCTGCGCTTCTTCAACCTGCACGACTTGTCCGGCTTCGGTCTGGAAGACAAGCCGCTGTCGATCGCCGCGGCCGCCGCGCTGCTGGGCTACGTCGAGGAAACGCAGAAGCAGCGCCTGCCGCACCTGACCTCGATCGCCGTGGAATCCGGCGACGGCGCCATCGCGATGAACGCCGCCACGCGCCGTCACCTGGAACTGGACACGCGCGTGGACGGCGATACGCGCCACACGCTGCTGGGCGTGCTGGATTCGACGATCACGCCGATGGGCGGCCGCCTGCTGCGCCGCTGGCTGCATCGTCCGCTGCGCGATCGCGGCGTGCTGCGCCATCGCCAGCAGGCCGTGGCGACGCTGCTGGAATCGCGTGCGGGCGATGATCTTCGCGAACGCTTCCGTGCGCTCGGCGACCTGGAACGCATCCTCTCGCGCATCGCCCTGCGCAGCGCGCGCCCACGCGACCTGTCCACGCTGCGCGATGGCCTGGGCATGCTGCCGGACGTGCGCGCCACGCTCGCGCCGCTGGATTCGCCCTGCCTGGCCGATCTGGCCGCGGAACTGGGCGAACACGACGAACACGCGCACCTGCTCAAGTCGGCGATCGTGCCGCAGCCGCCGGTGCTGGCGCGCGACGGCGGCATCTTCAACGAAGGCTACGACGCCGAACTCGACGAACTGCGCACGCTGTCGACCAACGCCGACCAGTTCCTGATCGACCTGGAAGCGCGCGAGAAGGCCGCCACCGGCATCGCGACGCTCAAGGTCGGCTACAACCGCGTGCACGGCTACTACATCGAAATCAGCAAGGGCCAGGCCGACAAGGCGCCGACGCACTACACGCGTCGGCAGACGCTGACGGGCGCCGAGCGTTACATCACCGAGGAGCTCAAGCAGTTCGAGGACAAGGTGCTGTCGGCGCGCGAACGTTCGCTGGCACGCGAGCGCCTGCTGTACGAACAACTGCTGGATGCGTTGAACGAACGCCTGGAACCGCTCAAGCGCTGCGCCACCGCGATGGCGGAACTCGACGTGCTGACCTGCTTCGCCGAACGCGCGCAGGCACTGGACTGGGCGCAGCCGCAGCTTGTCGACGAACCGGGCCTGCGCATCGAGCGCGGACGTCATCCGGTGGTCGAAGCGGTTCGCAGCGATCCGTTCGAGCCCAACGACCTCATCCTCGGCGAGGATCGCCGCATGCTCGTCATCACCGGCCCGAACATGGGCGGTAAGTCGACCTACATGCGGCAGAACGCGTTGATCGTGCTGCTGGCGCATATCGGCAGTTTCGTGCCGGCTTCGCGCGCCGTGCTCGGGCCGGTGGATCGCATCCTCACCCGCATCGGCGCGGGCGACGACCTCGCGCGCGGGCAGTCGACCTTCATGGTCGAGATGAGCGAGACGAGTTACATCCTGCATCACGCCACGTCGCAGTCGCTGGTGCTGATGGACGAGATCGGCCGCGGCACGTCGACCTACGACGGCCTCGCGCTGGCCGAAGCGTGCGCGCGCCATCTGGCGCATCACAACCGCGCGTACACGCTGTTCGCCACGCACTATTTCGAACTGACGACGCTGGCCGAGCCCGGCAGCGGCATCGCCAATGTGCATCTGGATGCGGTGGAACACGGTGACCAGCTCGTCTTCATGCACGCGGTGAAGGACGGCCCGGCCGATCGCAGCTTCGGCCTGCAGGTCGCGGCGCTCGCCGGTCTGCCCAAGGCCGTGGTGCAGCAGGCGCGCGGCCGCCTGGCCGAGCTGGAGCAGCAAAGTCGCGACGCGCCCACGCCGTCGCTGGCCCCGGTCGCGCTGGATGCACCGCAGCAATTCGGCCTGTTCGCGCCCTCCTCCGCCGCACTCGACGCGCTGGCGTCGATCGACCCGGACGAGCTGACGCCCAAGCAGGCGCTGGAAGCGCTGTACCGGCTCAAGGCGCTGGGCTGA
- a CDS encoding TonB-dependent receptor produces the protein MSRKLMPYAIAVALASSPAIEVRAQEVPRSGLSAEQEVEDKEAKTLAGLVVTAQKREEALQDVPIMVTALSDQIIRDTGVRDVKDVQVLVPGLTVSSTQSEVQTVARIRGIGTVGDNAGLESSVGVVIDGIYRPRNGVGFGDLGEIERIEVLKGPQGTVFGKNTSAGVINVITKRPHYITQVEGEITAGNYNALGVSGSLNMPVSDMAAFRVYAAKRKRDGYLDVHTGAGPRTEHEDTDQNFHSLRGQFLLEPTDNLDITFIGDFTSREENCCAGVTTVRGPTAAIIDALATDSGVAPVADPFAREAWSNRSTEQDIKDKGVAMQVDWITPWFGGAELTSITGWRDWEAINGLDFDFSSADLLYREANPDESLTAFETLSQEFRFTGSTDKVDWMVGLFYSDEDLTRHDSYRIGAGYEPYLSTAVLGQLAARLPPGVVNMANAAAFYSQATGRPFGTVFAGLGADDDYEQNAKSTAIFTNNTWHATDALDLTLGLRYTREEKTLDSVYSNPNGSPGCSALLTNPTRAAQALAARGAPAAAIPAMVPQVVAFGCLPWANVRHNGRDTHQEREEKEWSGTLKAAYRFNEQVMVYASGARGYKAGGFNLDRVQSSDGLSSGTAGIVPVNDTSFPAEFVDSYELGTKTTWADGNLLLNATLFHQEYSDFQLNSFLGTSFVVRSIPELISKGIDTEVLYQTRLEGLSLQGGVVYADTRYGDDPLPDADLARLPGSRASFAPYWSATASVTYEWDFTDTLMGRFNIGGKYMSDYNTGSDLDPEKLQDAYTVVNARVGIGASNRRWSVEAWALNLTDEDYMQVGFDAPLQTGSWNAFLGAPRTYGMTLRVLY, from the coding sequence TTGAGTCGCAAGCTGATGCCGTATGCGATCGCCGTGGCGCTCGCATCGTCGCCGGCGATCGAAGTGCGCGCGCAGGAAGTGCCGCGCAGTGGCCTCAGCGCCGAGCAGGAGGTTGAGGACAAGGAGGCCAAGACGCTCGCCGGCCTCGTGGTGACCGCGCAGAAGCGTGAAGAGGCGCTGCAGGACGTGCCGATCATGGTCACCGCGCTGAGCGACCAGATCATCCGCGACACCGGCGTACGTGACGTCAAGGACGTGCAGGTCCTCGTGCCCGGCCTCACCGTGAGCAGCACCCAGAGCGAAGTGCAGACGGTCGCGCGCATCCGCGGCATCGGCACGGTGGGCGACAACGCGGGCCTGGAATCCTCCGTGGGCGTGGTCATCGACGGCATCTACCGTCCGCGCAACGGCGTGGGCTTCGGCGACCTGGGCGAGATCGAGCGCATCGAAGTGCTCAAGGGCCCGCAGGGCACCGTGTTCGGCAAGAACACCTCCGCCGGCGTCATCAACGTCATCACCAAGCGACCGCATTACATCACCCAGGTCGAGGGCGAGATCACCGCGGGCAACTACAACGCGCTGGGCGTGTCGGGTTCGTTGAACATGCCAGTGAGCGACATGGCCGCCTTCCGCGTATATGCCGCCAAGCGCAAGCGCGACGGCTACCTCGATGTGCACACCGGCGCCGGCCCGCGCACCGAGCACGAGGACACCGATCAGAACTTCCATTCGCTGCGCGGCCAGTTCCTGCTGGAGCCCACCGACAACCTCGACATCACCTTCATCGGCGATTTCACCAGCCGCGAGGAGAACTGCTGCGCCGGCGTCACCACCGTGCGCGGACCGACGGCGGCGATCATCGACGCGCTGGCGACCGACAGCGGCGTGGCCCCGGTGGCCGACCCGTTCGCACGCGAGGCCTGGAGCAATCGCAGCACGGAGCAGGACATCAAGGACAAGGGCGTGGCGATGCAGGTCGACTGGATCACGCCGTGGTTCGGCGGGGCGGAGTTGACGTCCATCACCGGCTGGCGCGACTGGGAGGCGATCAACGGGCTGGACTTCGACTTCTCCAGCGCCGACCTGCTGTACCGCGAGGCCAACCCGGACGAATCGCTGACGGCCTTCGAAACGCTGAGTCAGGAGTTCCGCTTCACCGGTTCCACCGACAAGGTGGACTGGATGGTGGGCCTGTTCTATTCCGACGAAGACCTCACGCGCCACGATTCCTATCGCATCGGCGCGGGCTACGAGCCGTACCTGTCGACGGCGGTGCTGGGCCAGTTGGCCGCGCGCCTGCCGCCCGGCGTGGTGAACATGGCGAATGCGGCGGCGTTCTATTCGCAGGCGACGGGACGTCCGTTCGGCACCGTGTTCGCGGGCCTGGGCGCGGACGACGACTACGAGCAGAACGCCAAGAGCACTGCCATCTTCACCAACAACACCTGGCACGCCACCGACGCGCTCGACCTCACGCTGGGCCTGCGTTACACGCGTGAGGAGAAGACGCTGGATTCGGTCTACTCCAATCCCAACGGCAGCCCGGGTTGCAGCGCATTGCTGACCAACCCGACCCGCGCCGCGCAGGCGCTGGCCGCGCGCGGCGCGCCGGCGGCGGCGATTCCGGCGATGGTGCCGCAGGTGGTCGCCTTCGGCTGCCTGCCCTGGGCCAACGTGCGCCACAACGGTCGCGACACGCACCAGGAGCGCGAGGAAAAGGAGTGGTCCGGCACGCTCAAGGCCGCGTACCGCTTCAACGAGCAGGTGATGGTCTACGCCTCCGGCGCGCGCGGCTACAAGGCCGGCGGCTTCAACCTCGATCGCGTGCAATCGTCCGACGGTCTGTCGAGCGGCACGGCGGGCATCGTGCCGGTGAACGACACCTCGTTCCCTGCGGAGTTCGTCGACAGCTACGAGTTGGGCACCAAGACGACGTGGGCCGACGGCAACTTGCTGCTCAACGCGACGCTGTTCCACCAGGAGTACAGCGACTTCCAGCTCAACAGCTTCCTCGGGACCAGCTTCGTGGTGCGCTCGATTCCCGAGCTGATCTCCAAGGGCATCGACACCGAGGTGCTGTACCAGACGCGCCTGGAAGGCCTGAGCCTGCAGGGTGGCGTCGTGTACGCGGACACGCGCTACGGCGATGACCCGCTGCCCGACGCCGACCTCGCGCGCCTGCCCGGAAGCCGTGCCAGCTTCGCGCCGTACTGGTCGGCGACGGCGTCGGTGACGTACGAGTGGGACTTCACCGATACGTTGATGGGTCGTTTCAACATCGGCGGCAAGTACATGTCGGACTACAACACCGGTTCCGACCTGGACCCCGAGAAGCTGCAGGACGCCTACACCGTGGTGAACGCACGCGTGGGCATCGGCGCGAGCAACCGCCGCTGGAGCGTGGAGGCGTGGGCGCTCAACCTCACCGACGAGGACTACATGCAGGTCGGCTTCGACGCGCCGCTGCAGACCGGTTCGTGGAACGCGTTCCTCGGCGCACCGCGCACCTACGGCATGACGTTGCGGGTGCTGTACTGA